Genomic segment of Caproiciproducens sp. NJN-50:
TCCTGCTGACCGGCCTGATGATCCGTCTCCCGCCTTCCGGCATGCGGTTTCCGCAGCCGAAAGCGGCCCGAAAGGCGGAGCCGGAGGAAAATTTTGAGCGGAAGGATTACACCACGGCCGAGATGGTCCGGCGCGCGACCTTTTGGAAGTTTTTTCTCTTCTGCATCACGACGAGCGCGGTTGGCAGCACCGTCATCAGCTTTGCAAGGGACCTGACCATGTCCGTCGGGGCCGCGGCGACTCTGGCGACCGCGCTCGTCGGCGTTCTGTCGGTCTGCAACGGACTGGGTCGGATTTTTGCGGGCTTTTTGTTCGATGCGCTGGGCCGCCGCCGCACCATGCTCGCCACGAGCGCCATTACCATTCTGGCCGCCGCCGTTCTGCTGGTTTCGGTCCTGAACCGTTCGCTTGCCCTTGGGATCGCGGGGATCTGCCTCACCGGCGTTTCTTACGGCTGTTCCCCCACCATCACCCCCGCTTTCGTCGGAACATTCTATGGGATGAAGCATTTGGCGGTGAATTTCAGCGTCGCCAACCTCATGCTCATTCCGGCCTCCTTTACCGCGACGCTGGCCGGCTCGCTGGTTGCTTCAACCGGCTCCTATGTGCTGCCGTGCGCCGTTCTTCTCGTCTTTTCAGTGGTTTCTCTGCTCCTGTGCCTCGGAATCAAGCGGCCGTGACTTTTTCCCTTTCGGGCTGTTAAGCTCCCGGAAACATACCAAAAGTGTAAAAAGCGCCTTGGAGACGGAAGCCGTCCCCAAGGCTGTTTTTTTCCGGCATGGATTTCTCCGCTGAAAGCAAGCTGATTTTTTCCTGTAAAAAAAGACGGTTTGGATTGCCATCGCTTTTTTACAGGAATATAATAAAACGTAAAAAGGATTGTTTCCTGAGTGTGCCGCGATTTTTCCCCCTGTCGGCGCATTGCAGTAAAAAATTCAATTGGCTGAAATACGAGGACGATAGGAAGAGGATACATAGCGTTGAATAACCAATATGAGGAACGACTTGGCACGGGCCGCATGCTGCCGCTGATTTTTCAAATGGCACTGCCGTCCGTTGTGGCTCAGCTGATCAATCTGCTGTACGGCATTGTTGACCGTATCTATATTGGCCATATCCCCGCGGCCGGGACGGATGCTCTGGCGGGCGTCGGCGTTACCAATTCCGTTATCATTCTGATTTCCGCGTTTTCTCAGATCGTTGCCGGCGGCGGGGCGCCGCTTGCTTCGATTGCGCTCGGGAAAGGGGACCGTGAGCGCGCCGAAAAGATTCTTGGGAACGGCTTTGTCATGCTGCTGGCTTTCACGGCGATAACGGTGTCGCTGTCCTATCTTTTCATGGAACCGGTCCTGCGCCTGACCGGCGCGTCGGACCGTACGATCGGATACGCGACGGAATACCTTTCCGTTTATCTGACCGGCACCCTGTTCGTGCAGATCACGATCGGCCTGAACAATTTTATCAGCTGCCAGGGAAGGCCGGGCGTTGCGATGTGGTCCGTGCTGATCGGCGCGATTCTGAACATCACGCTGGACCCGGTGTTTATTTTCGTATTGAATATGGGGGTGGCGGGCGCTGCGGTTGCAACGGTGATCTCTCAGTTCTGCAGCGCGGTGTGGGTGACCTCATTCCTGTTTTCCAAACGTGCTTCCCTGCGGATCCGGCCGAAATATTTAAAGCCGGACCGAAAGGTGATCCGCTCGGTGTTTTCGCTCGGCGTCTCCCCGTTCATCATGGCAAGCACGGAAAGCCTGATCGGATTTGTACTGAACGGCAGCCTTGCGAATTTTGGCGACATTTATGTCAGCGCGCTGACCGTCATGCAGAGCGCCATGCAGATTGTCAGCGTGCCGCTGACAGGGTTTGCGCAGGGCGTCATTCCGGTTATCAGTTTTAATTACGGCCACGGGAATCCGAAGCGGGTGAAGGCGGGTTTCAAGATTTTGCTGGCCACCATGTTCTCCTGCAACTTTGCACTGATCCTTTTGATGATTCTATTTCCGTCCGCGATCGCGAGGCTGTTTACCGACGACGCGGCGCTGATCGGCGTTGTTGCGAAAGTCATGCCGGTATTCCTCGCCGGAATGAGCATTCTCGGCCTGCAGCGCGCCTGCCAGAATATGTTCGTCGCGCTGGACCAGGCGAAAATTTCCGTCTTTATCGCGCTGCTGCGAAAAGTCATTCTGCTGATTCCGCTTGCGCTGATCCTGCCGCATTACATGGGCGTTATGGGCGTCTATTCCGCGGAAGCGATCGCGGACGCTACGGCGGCGATCCTCTGCACCGTGATCTTTTCAGTGGAATTTCCAAAAATTCTGGCGTCAATGACAGCCTGAGAATCATCGCGGACTGAAAAACGTGCGGCCGGAAAGTTTCCAAAGCTGCGTGCCGGACTCAAGTTTTAACGGTTGGGAGAGTGTACAATATGGAAATATTGATTCGAAAATACGAAAAGAGCGATGTATCGAAGATGGTGAAAATCTGGAATCAGGTTGTCAATGACGGCGTCGCCTTTCCTCAGATCGAACCTCTGGATGCGGAAGACGGCGAAAAGTTTTTTAAAGCGCAGTCTTACTGCGGCGTTGCGGAAGATCCGGACGCCCGGGAGGTGATCGGATTGTACATCCTGCATCCCAACAACATAGGAAGATGCGGACATATCGCAAACGCAAGCTATGCTGTCGGTCGTGACGCCAGGGGCCGCCATGTGGGTGAAAAGCTTGTGATTGACAGCATGAAGCAGGGGAGCGGACTTGGATTCAGAATATTGCAGTTCAATGCCGTGGTTCAGTCGAACGTCAATGCCAGGCATCTTTACGAAAAATTGGGGTTTCATCAACTGGGCTTGCTGCCCAAGGGGTTTCTGATGAAGGACCGCACCTATGAGGACATTGTCCTTTATTACCATGAGCTGTAGCGGATAACAATGGCGAAAATATGAAATGCCTGTTGCAAGAGAGGGCGAACCGCAGAAGCCTGTGGTTCGCCCTTGCCTGCTTTTCAGCCCGGCTCCGCCCGAAGAACAAAAAGTCTTCGTCATCTCTGAATAATGAGCTTGACAGCACGGCGGATTCTGATTATACTGTTGTATATGAAACTGTCATAGATACAACATTACTGGACAAAAAGGACAGGAAAGAAATGAGAAATGAGAAAAATAAGAATCGGAATGGAACTTCGGTCGCTGAACAATCTGATCCGGCGCTATTTTGAGTTTTCCTCCCATAAAAAAGAAATTGAAACCGTTACCGGCAACAACGGATGGATCATCGGCTTCCTGTCAGAGAATGAGGGCAGGGAGATCTACCAGAAGGATTTGGAGGACCGTTTCACCATAACCCGGTCGACGGCTTCGAAGGTACTCAGCCTGATGGAGCGGAAAAACCTGATCCAGCGGCAGGCAGTCACCCAGGACGCGCGCCTGAAAAAGATTGTTCTCACGGAGAAAGCAAGGAAGATCGCAGGGCTTATGTGCAAAGATGCGGAAAGGATGGAACGGACGCTGCTGCGGGGATTCACCCAGGAAGAAACGAAAATGCTGTACTCTTATCTTGAAAGAATGAAAAAAAACATATCGAATACCAGGAAGGACCGCTAAGGAGAATTTTCCATGATAAAAAAGCTTTTATCCAGCGTGGGGGAATACAAAAAGGACACGATCCTCGCGCCGGTTTATGTTACGTTTGAATCCATTTTAGAAATCGTGATTCCCACCTTGATGGCGTATCTGATCGACAACGGAATCAGCAAAAACAATATGTCCTATGTCCTCTGGATGGGGTTGGTGCTGGCGGCCGCCGCGATGCTCTCGCTGCTGACCGGATTTCTTGCGGGCCGCAGCGCGGCGATCGCCTCCGCGGGCTTCGCGAAGAATCTGCGCGGGGATATGTTCCACAACGTTCAGGAATTTTCATTTTCCAACATCGACAAATTTTCGACCGCCAGCATTATCACACGCCTGACCACCGACGTCACCAACGTGCAGATGGCTTATCAGATGCTGATCCGCCTCGCGGTCCGCGCGCCGATGGTGATCGCGTTTTCCCTGATTTTCTCCTTCCGGATCGATGTCCATCTGTCCCTGATTTTTCTCGCGACCATTCCGGTGCTCGGCTTTGGCCTGTGGCTGATCATGTCGCATGTGCACCCGATTTTCGTGCGGGTGTTCAACACCTACGACAGGCTGAACAGCGTCGTGCAGGAAAATCTGCTCGGCATCCGGGTCGTCAAATCCTATATCCGCGAAGAACATGAGGAAGAGAAATTCGCCGGCATTTCACAGTCCATTTTTCAGGATTTTACAAAAGCGGAAAAGCGGCTGGCGTTCAATATGCCGCTGATGCAGTTCTGCCTTTACGTCAGCATGCTTCTTCTCTCCTGGTTCGGCGCCAGGGAGATCGTCGCCTGCGGCAACAATCCCGTTCAGGGGCTTTCGACGGGCGAGCTGACCAGCCTTGTCACCTATGCGATGCAGATTCTCATGAGCCTGATGATGCTCTCCATGGTGTTTGTCATGATTATCATTTCGCGCGCTTCGGCCGAGCGCATCGTCGGGATTTTAAGCGAGGAAAGCGACCTGAAAAACGGGGAAAACCCCGTGCGCGAGGTCAAAGACGGGTCGGTCGCCTTTCAAAACGTCACGTTTTCCTATGCGAGAAAGGCCGACAAGCCGGTCCTGGACGGGATCAGCCTTTCCATTGCGTCCGGGGAAACCGTAGGAATCCTCGGCGGCACCGGCTCTTCCAAGTCGAGCCTGGTGCAGCTCATCCCCCGGCTTTACGATGCCACGGGCGGAAAAGTGACCGTCGGCGGCGTGGACGTGCGGGACTACGACCTGAAAGCGCTCCGCAACCAGGTGGCGATGGTGCTGCAGAAGAATGTCCTTTTTTCTGGCACCGTCAAGGACAATCTGCGCTGGGGCAACGAAAGCGCGACGGATGAAGAGATGGTTCACGCCTGCAGGCTCGCTCAGGCCGACGGGTTTATCCGGGAGTTCCCGGACGGGTACGACACCTATATCGAAGAGGGCGGCACCAACGTCTCAGGCGGGCAGAAGCAGCGGCTGTGCATCGCGAGGGCGCTGCTGAAAAAGCCGAAGATCCTGATCCTCGACGACTCCACCAGCGCGGTCGACACCAAGACCGACGGGCTCATCCGCCAGGCCTTCCGGGAGGAGATCGCAAACACGACGAAGATCATCATCGCGCAGCGCGTCTCGTCCGTTCAGGACGCGGACAAGATCATCGTCCTGGACGACGGCAGAATCGACGCGGCCGGCACGCATGAAGAGCTGCTGAAAACCTGCGAAATTTACAGGGAAGTTTATGAATCCCAGAATCAGGGAGGTGTTCTCGATGAGTGAAATGCCGGCGGAAAACGCTTTAAAAGACCAAAACAGGCCGCCGGTCCGGCGGTTCAAGCCGGGCACGATCAAACGGCTGTTTTCCTATATGGCCGTTTACAGGCTTCATCTGATTTTTGTCGTTGTCTGCATTCTGGTCAGCGCGGCCGCGAACGCGGGTTCCTCGCTGTTCCTGCAGACCCTGATCGACCGCTACATCGTTCCGCTGCTCGGGCGGCCGAATCCCGTCTTCACGGGACTTTTGCACGCGCTTGCCATGATGGCCTGCATCTACGCGGCGGGCACGCTCGCGACGCTGCTTTACAACAGGATGATGGTCGTCGTCGAGCAGGGCACGCTGAAAAAGATCCGCGACGAAATGTTCACCCACATGCAGACCCTGCCGATCCGGTACTTTGACACGCACACCCACGGCGACGTGATGAGCCGTTACACCAACGACACCGACACGCTGCGCCAGGCGATTTCCCAGAGCCTCCCGCAGATGTTTTCCTCCGTCGTTTCCGTGTCGGCCGCATTCCTCTCCATGCTTTATCTCAGCGTCGGGCTCACCGCTTTCGTCGCCGTTTTCGCCGTTGTCCTGCTGAAGGTCATCCGAGCCATCGTGGGCAGAAGCGGAACCTATTTCATGAAGCAGCAGCAGTCGCTGGGCGGCGTGAACGGCTATATTGAAGAAATGATCAACGGGCAGAAGGTCATCAAGGTCTTCTGCCACGAGGAAAAGGCCAAAGAGGAGTTCGACAGAAAGAACGAAGAGCTTTGCTATTGCGCGACCCAGGCGAACATCTACGGCAACGTCACCATGCCGGTCGTCGGCAATATGGGCTATATGCTCTACGTACTTCTCGCCATTGTCGGGGGCGCGGCGGGGATTGCGGGGATTCCGAACCTGGGCCTGACCGGAGTTCACGCGCTGACGATCGGAACGATCATCTCTTTTCTCACCCTGTCCCGCAGCTTCATCAACCCGATCGGCCAGATTTCCATGCAGTTCAACATGGTGGTCATGGCACTGGCCGGCGCTTCCAGGATTTTTGAACTGATGGATGAGGAGAGCGAGCAGGACAGCGGTTACGTCACCCTTGTCAACGCCAGAGTGGAAGACGACGGGACCGTCGCGGAGTGCGAGGAGCGCACGGGGAACTGGGCGTGGAAGCATCCTCACGGAGACGGCACGGTGACTTACACGCCGCTCCGGGGCGACATCCGCTTTTTCGACGTGGATTTCGGCTATGAAGAAGGAAAGACCGTTCTGCACGGCATCACGCTCTATGCGGAGCCCGGCCAGAAAGTGGCTTTCGTCGGAGCGACCGGCGCGGGAAAAACGACGATCACGAACCTCATCAACCGCTTTTACGACATTGCCGACGGGAAGATCCGTTACGACGGCATCAACATCAACAAGATCAAAAAATCGGACCTCCGCCGTTCGCTCGGCGTCGTCCTCCAGGACGTGAACCTGTTTACAGGGACGGTGATGGACAATATCCGTTACGGCAAGCTGGACGCGACGGACGAGGAGTGCATCGCCGCCGCGAAGCTGGCGAACGCCGACGGATTTATCCGCATGCTCCCGGAGGGGTACCAAACCGTGCTGGAGGGCGACGGAAGCAGTCTTTCCCAGGGGCAGCGGCAGCTCATTTCCATCGCCCGCGCCGCAGTGGCCGACCCGCCCGTCATGATCCTCGACGAGGCGACGTCCTCCATCGATACCAGAACCGAAGCCATCGTTCAGAAGGGAATGGACGCGCTGATGAAGGGAAGAACGGTGTTCGTCATCGCCCACCGGCTTTCCACCGTGCAGAACTCCGACGTCATCATGGTGCTGGAAAATGGACGCATCATCGAGCGCGGGAGCCATGAACAGCTCATTCAGGAAAAAGGGAAATACTATCAGCTTTACACGGGCGCCTTCGAACTGGAATAAACGCCGCGCCTCTGTGATTTTTCCCTGAGATATTCTGAAAAAAACCGCTGCGTTTCAATTTCGACAGCGGCTTTTTTATGGTCAGAATCGGTTGTGATTTTCTGTCCCGGATGTTATGATAAAAAAAGCGGGAGGGGGGCCTTGGATGTTTGAGATTCGCAAAGCAGTTCCGGAGGACGCGCTGGGAATTACGATTGTTAACGTGTATACGTGGAAAACAACCTATACGGGGCTGATGCCGGACGATGTGATCGACGCGCGGATTGCGGAGCTGATGGAAAGGACCGAAAAATGCCGGACCGAGATAGAGGAAAATGACAATTTCATGGTTGCGTCCGTTGAAAACAACATCATCGGCTTTTGCCGCTGCGGAATCTCCAGAAACCCGGCGTATCGGGATTCGGGGGAAATCTATGCCATTTATGTCCTGCGCGGTTTCCAGGGGACGGGCGCGGGAAAGGCCCTGTTTTCGGCGGGCGTGCGGGAGCTTACCGCCGCGGGGTGTTCTTCCATGATCGTCAACTGCCTTCAGGGCAATCCTTCGCTGGGCTTTTACCGGCATATGGGTGGAAAAGTCGTTGCGCAAAGACGGGATGAAATCAAGAACAGAACCATCACGGAAGATATGATCTATTTCAATCTAAAATAAACGGAAAGAATATGGAGCGCGACGATGACGCATTCAAAGGCTTTTTACGGGAATCTGACGGCGATTCTTACGATTCTGATTTGGGGAACGACATTCATTTCCACCAAAATACTGCTGCGGAGCTTCACTCCGATTGAGATTCTGCTGATGCGGTTTCTTCTTGGGTACGCCGCTCTCTGGCTCATGCGTCCCCGCTGGTTCTCAATCAAGCCGCTTCGGCAGGAAATTTTGTTTCTGCTGGCGGGGCTGTGCGGGGTCACGCTCTATTACCTGTTTGAGAACATTGCATTGACGTATACGCTGGCGGCGAACGTCGGTGTGATCGTTTCGATCTCTCCCTTTTTTACCGCCCTGCTCGCTCATTTTTTATTAAAAGGCGAAAAGCTGAGAGTCCCCTTTCTGATCGGTTTTCTGACGGCGATCCTTGGAATTTCGCTGATCGATTTCAATGGGGGTTTCGTTTTAAAAATAAATCCGTTCGGGGATTTCTTGGCGTTATGTGCGGCGGCCGTCTGGGCGGCCTATTCGATTTTGATGAAAAAAATCAGCAATTTTCAGTATCCGACCATCGAATGCACGCGCAGGGTGTTTTTTTACGGGATCCTTTTGATGATTCCTGCAGCCTGCGCTTTTGGAGTCCATGTTGAGATCAAAGAAATGTTCACCCGGGTCAATCTGTTCAATCTTCTGTTCCTGGGCCTGGGGGCTTCGGCCCTCTGCTTTGTGACATGGAATCTGGCCGTCAACGCCCTGGGCGTCGTGAGGACCAGCATCTATATTTATCTGGTGCCGGTGATTACGATTACCGCGTCGGCCCTGATCCTTCGGGAACGGATCACCTGGATCGAAATCGTGGGAGCGGCGTTTACCATGGCCGGCCTCTTCGTTTCCATGGCGGGATCGAGGGAGAAGGTTCCGGAGCTTCCGCTGAATTCCAGAGGGACCTCCCTGTAGAAATGAAAAGAAATTCGAGGTGATTGTATGAGCGACATTCATATCGATCCAAGAGTATATCACGAGAAGCCGGCAAACGTCCGCCTTCCGAAGGAAATGGCTGTCTATGAGCTGCTGGACAGGCTTGAAATCCCCTATGCGCGCCTGGATCATGACGCGGTGGGGCATGTGGAATCCTGCGGGGAGATCGGCAGGATTCTGGGAGTCGAAATCTGCAAAAACCTGTTTCTGTGCAACCGTCAGAAAACGGAGTTCTATCTTCTGATGATGCCGGGCAGAAAGGAGTTTCATACGAAGGTTCTTTCCCAGCAGACCGGCAGTTCCCGCCTTTCCTTCGCGGGGGAGGAGTTTATGCAAGAATACTTGAACGTCACTCCCGGTTCCGTCAGCGTCATGGGTCTGATGAACGACCGGGAGAACCGGGTCAGGCTGCTGATGGACCGCGACGTTGCGGAATCGGAATTCATCGGGTGCCACCCCTGCATTAATACGTCCAGCCTGAAGATCAAAACAAAGGACCTATTTATAAAATTTTTCCCCTTTTCAGGCCATGAGCCGACGATTGTGACACTTTAGAAAAGGAATCGCCGATTTTGTTATCTTTGCGGCGGGCCTGAAAGGCTCGGCGCCGGGACGCAATGCGGCGGGGAGGTACCCTATGTTGAACTTAGAGAAAGCGGAAGAAAAAATCTCAGAAGAACTGTCCGGACTGGCCTGTGATTCCGAAGCGTACTGGGGCTATGACAAGAATTATATGGATCAGTTCAGAAGATATTATAACGTCACGGCGGATTTTATCCGGTCCAATCCGGTCCGTGTTTTAAAAGAGGGAGACCGAACCGTCGGATTTTTCGGGCTCCAGAGCAACGAATCGAACTGGCAGCTTGAATTTTTCTACGTTTGTGCCGCTTCCATTGGAAAGGGATACGGGCGGAACTTGTGGAATGAACTGCTTGCTTTTTGCAGGGAAGAAAGGATCGGCCGGTTCGAGTTCGTAACCAGCCCGCAGGCGGTGCCGTTCTATGAGAAGATGGGCGCGAGGGTCGTCGGGGAAGAGGCGTCGCTGCTAAAAAAGGGGCGAACGATCCCCAAACTGCTGTATTCGCTGGAAGAATAAGGCCCGGATACGAAGGGGAAATCTCCGTAAAGTAGTTTAACTTTAAAAAGGCTGACACCCCTTGGGGTGTCAGCCTTTTGGCCTGGAAAGATGACGCAGTGCCGGTCCTTCTGTGAAAAAGAAAGTCCTTACTATTTTCCCAGGGCTTGTCTGCCGGCCGTGTCGGCGTCCCTGACGGCCTGCATGAATCTTTCTTCGGTCGGGTTTCCGGGGGCATAGGTCCACTCGACAACCGAGGACGCTTTTTTTGCGACGACCGGAAGGTCGGCCTGGGTCAGGCCGATTTCAGCCATTGTAACCGGCAGCCCGACGCTTTTGTTAAACGCGAGAATCCGGTCCCGCTCCTCGAACTGGCGGTCGTAAGTGAGAAGGCACAGCACGCCGAACGAAACGATCTCGCCGTGCAGGTGTTTTTCGCACGCCGGAACCAGCGAACTGCCGTAATAGACGCAATGGGCGAGCGAACTGTTGTAATAATAATCGTCTTTGGGATCGGGCTGATTCTGGTGTACGGTACAGTTCGATACGATGCCGGTGAGCATGATGATATCCAGCGCAACCTGCTCAAGCGCAAACGAGACCTTGTTGTTTTTGCAGTCTTCAAGAGCCTGCGTTCCGAGGCTGAGAAGCGGCGAGGTGCACGTTTTTGCAATTCCGAGCCCCAGAAG
This window contains:
- a CDS encoding MFS transporter, encoding MDKKENPSAACAARWVYLLAGTVSMLFAGIIYAWSILKAPLAEAFGWTPSGLGLNFTLTMCFFCIGGVVSGYLTRRTSPKVPVIAGALLFFFGFMIVSRMSGGGIALLYLSYGGMGGFGIGMAYNAVISTTSAWFPDKRGMCSGFLMMGFGLSALLLGNLAGRMIGAGSVGWRNTYFILGAAIGAVLLLTGLMIRLPPSGMRFPQPKAARKAEPEENFERKDYTTAEMVRRATFWKFFLFCITTSAVGSTVISFARDLTMSVGAAATLATALVGVLSVCNGLGRIFAGFLFDALGRRRTMLATSAITILAAAVLLVSVLNRSLALGIAGICLTGVSYGCSPTITPAFVGTFYGMKHLAVNFSVANLMLIPASFTATLAGSLVASTGSYVLPCAVLLVFSVVSLLLCLGIKRP
- a CDS encoding MATE family efflux transporter encodes the protein MNNQYEERLGTGRMLPLIFQMALPSVVAQLINLLYGIVDRIYIGHIPAAGTDALAGVGVTNSVIILISAFSQIVAGGGAPLASIALGKGDRERAEKILGNGFVMLLAFTAITVSLSYLFMEPVLRLTGASDRTIGYATEYLSVYLTGTLFVQITIGLNNFISCQGRPGVAMWSVLIGAILNITLDPVFIFVLNMGVAGAAVATVISQFCSAVWVTSFLFSKRASLRIRPKYLKPDRKVIRSVFSLGVSPFIMASTESLIGFVLNGSLANFGDIYVSALTVMQSAMQIVSVPLTGFAQGVIPVISFNYGHGNPKRVKAGFKILLATMFSCNFALILLMILFPSAIARLFTDDAALIGVVAKVMPVFLAGMSILGLQRACQNMFVALDQAKISVFIALLRKVILLIPLALILPHYMGVMGVYSAEAIADATAAILCTVIFSVEFPKILASMTA
- a CDS encoding GNAT family N-acetyltransferase, whose protein sequence is MEILIRKYEKSDVSKMVKIWNQVVNDGVAFPQIEPLDAEDGEKFFKAQSYCGVAEDPDAREVIGLYILHPNNIGRCGHIANASYAVGRDARGRHVGEKLVIDSMKQGSGLGFRILQFNAVVQSNVNARHLYEKLGFHQLGLLPKGFLMKDRTYEDIVLYYHEL
- a CDS encoding MarR family winged helix-turn-helix transcriptional regulator, with the translated sequence MRKIRIGMELRSLNNLIRRYFEFSSHKKEIETVTGNNGWIIGFLSENEGREIYQKDLEDRFTITRSTASKVLSLMERKNLIQRQAVTQDARLKKIVLTEKARKIAGLMCKDAERMERTLLRGFTQEETKMLYSYLERMKKNISNTRKDR
- a CDS encoding ABC transporter ATP-binding protein encodes the protein MIKKLLSSVGEYKKDTILAPVYVTFESILEIVIPTLMAYLIDNGISKNNMSYVLWMGLVLAAAAMLSLLTGFLAGRSAAIASAGFAKNLRGDMFHNVQEFSFSNIDKFSTASIITRLTTDVTNVQMAYQMLIRLAVRAPMVIAFSLIFSFRIDVHLSLIFLATIPVLGFGLWLIMSHVHPIFVRVFNTYDRLNSVVQENLLGIRVVKSYIREEHEEEKFAGISQSIFQDFTKAEKRLAFNMPLMQFCLYVSMLLLSWFGAREIVACGNNPVQGLSTGELTSLVTYAMQILMSLMMLSMVFVMIIISRASAERIVGILSEESDLKNGENPVREVKDGSVAFQNVTFSYARKADKPVLDGISLSIASGETVGILGGTGSSKSSLVQLIPRLYDATGGKVTVGGVDVRDYDLKALRNQVAMVLQKNVLFSGTVKDNLRWGNESATDEEMVHACRLAQADGFIREFPDGYDTYIEEGGTNVSGGQKQRLCIARALLKKPKILILDDSTSAVDTKTDGLIRQAFREEIANTTKIIIAQRVSSVQDADKIIVLDDGRIDAAGTHEELLKTCEIYREVYESQNQGGVLDE
- a CDS encoding ABC transporter ATP-binding protein, giving the protein MPAENALKDQNRPPVRRFKPGTIKRLFSYMAVYRLHLIFVVVCILVSAAANAGSSLFLQTLIDRYIVPLLGRPNPVFTGLLHALAMMACIYAAGTLATLLYNRMMVVVEQGTLKKIRDEMFTHMQTLPIRYFDTHTHGDVMSRYTNDTDTLRQAISQSLPQMFSSVVSVSAAFLSMLYLSVGLTAFVAVFAVVLLKVIRAIVGRSGTYFMKQQQSLGGVNGYIEEMINGQKVIKVFCHEEKAKEEFDRKNEELCYCATQANIYGNVTMPVVGNMGYMLYVLLAIVGGAAGIAGIPNLGLTGVHALTIGTIISFLTLSRSFINPIGQISMQFNMVVMALAGASRIFELMDEESEQDSGYVTLVNARVEDDGTVAECEERTGNWAWKHPHGDGTVTYTPLRGDIRFFDVDFGYEEGKTVLHGITLYAEPGQKVAFVGATGAGKTTITNLINRFYDIADGKIRYDGININKIKKSDLRRSLGVVLQDVNLFTGTVMDNIRYGKLDATDEECIAAAKLANADGFIRMLPEGYQTVLEGDGSSLSQGQRQLISIARAAVADPPVMILDEATSSIDTRTEAIVQKGMDALMKGRTVFVIAHRLSTVQNSDVIMVLENGRIIERGSHEQLIQEKGKYYQLYTGAFELE
- a CDS encoding GNAT family N-acetyltransferase, which produces MFEIRKAVPEDALGITIVNVYTWKTTYTGLMPDDVIDARIAELMERTEKCRTEIEENDNFMVASVENNIIGFCRCGISRNPAYRDSGEIYAIYVLRGFQGTGAGKALFSAGVRELTAAGCSSMIVNCLQGNPSLGFYRHMGGKVVAQRRDEIKNRTITEDMIYFNLK
- a CDS encoding DMT family transporter — protein: MTHSKAFYGNLTAILTILIWGTTFISTKILLRSFTPIEILLMRFLLGYAALWLMRPRWFSIKPLRQEILFLLAGLCGVTLYYLFENIALTYTLAANVGVIVSISPFFTALLAHFLLKGEKLRVPFLIGFLTAILGISLIDFNGGFVLKINPFGDFLALCAAAVWAAYSILMKKISNFQYPTIECTRRVFFYGILLMIPAACAFGVHVEIKEMFTRVNLFNLLFLGLGASALCFVTWNLAVNALGVVRTSIYIYLVPVITITASALILRERITWIEIVGAAFTMAGLFVSMAGSREKVPELPLNSRGTSL
- a CDS encoding prolyl-tRNA synthetase associated domain-containing protein, which encodes MSDIHIDPRVYHEKPANVRLPKEMAVYELLDRLEIPYARLDHDAVGHVESCGEIGRILGVEICKNLFLCNRQKTEFYLLMMPGRKEFHTKVLSQQTGSSRLSFAGEEFMQEYLNVTPGSVSVMGLMNDRENRVRLLMDRDVAESEFIGCHPCINTSSLKIKTKDLFIKFFPFSGHEPTIVTL
- a CDS encoding GNAT family N-acetyltransferase, whose translation is MLNLEKAEEKISEELSGLACDSEAYWGYDKNYMDQFRRYYNVTADFIRSNPVRVLKEGDRTVGFFGLQSNESNWQLEFFYVCAASIGKGYGRNLWNELLAFCREERIGRFEFVTSPQAVPFYEKMGARVVGEEASLLKKGRTIPKLLYSLEE